A region from the Candidatus Tenderia electrophaga genome encodes:
- the arsM gene encoding arsenite S-adenosylmethyltransferase (in Rhodopseudomonas palustris this protein confers resistance to arsenite; catalyzes the formation of a number of methylated intermediates from arsenite and SAM producing trimethylarsine) → MSNCCPPKTEHAESSRQDSHRQGVREAYAKVAKANNQGEGCGIESSCCGVSDDAAINTLISTRLGYSAEDLAKAPGGADMGLGCGNPRAIASLQPGETVVDLGAGGGFDCFLAAHEVGETGHVIGVDMTPDMLSKARNNAVKGHYDNVEFRLGEIEHLPVENETADVIISNCVINLSPDKPQVFREAFRILKPGGRLAISDVVATVELPEAMRNDPALIAGCMGNASLIEALGAMIKDAGFTDVRIEPKDESKEFIRDWAPDHNVTDYVVSATIEALKPRSCPPGSGCC, encoded by the coding sequence ATGAGCAATTGTTGTCCCCCCAAAACGGAACACGCCGAATCCAGTCGGCAGGACAGCCATCGCCAAGGGGTTCGCGAGGCCTACGCCAAGGTGGCCAAGGCCAACAACCAGGGCGAGGGATGCGGGATAGAGAGCAGCTGCTGCGGTGTTTCTGACGATGCCGCCATCAACACCCTGATCTCGACCCGCCTGGGCTACAGCGCAGAGGATCTGGCCAAGGCGCCCGGCGGCGCCGACATGGGCCTGGGCTGCGGCAACCCGCGCGCCATCGCCTCGCTCCAGCCGGGAGAGACAGTGGTGGACCTGGGCGCCGGCGGCGGCTTCGACTGTTTCCTCGCCGCCCACGAAGTGGGCGAAACAGGCCATGTTATCGGCGTCGATATGACCCCGGACATGCTCAGCAAAGCACGCAACAACGCCGTCAAGGGTCACTACGACAACGTCGAATTCCGGCTCGGCGAGATCGAACACCTGCCCGTCGAAAATGAAACGGCGGATGTGATCATCTCCAACTGCGTGATCAACCTGTCACCCGACAAGCCGCAGGTGTTCAGGGAGGCCTTCCGCATTCTCAAACCCGGTGGCCGGCTGGCCATCTCCGATGTGGTGGCCACGGTGGAACTGCCCGAAGCCATGCGCAACGATCCCGCCCTGATCGCCGGTTGCATGGGCAATGCCTCGCTGATCGAGGCGCTGGGGGCGATGATCAAAGATGCGGGCTTTACTGACGTGCGCATCGAGCCCAAGGATGAGTCGAAAGAATTCATCCGCGATTGGGCGCCGGACCACAATGTCACCGACTATGTGGTGTCGGCCACCATCGAGGCGCTCAAACCGCGCAGTTGTCCGCCGGGGTCGGGGTGTTGTTGA
- a CDS encoding pyridoxamine 5'-phosphate oxidase yields MGKRYQALETAHIDFIRRQHIFFVATAAWEGTVNLSPKGLDSLRVLNKNRIIWLNVTGSGNETSAHVQQNPRMTIMFCAVEDKPLILRAYGQARVIHPKDSDWSLLYPRFNPLPGARQIFDLDIEMVQTSCGMGVPLFDFVGQREELIEWGEHKGEDGIKEYWRDKNQASLDGLPTNIVKKGL; encoded by the coding sequence CGCTTGAAACCGCGCACATCGACTTCATCCGTCGGCAACATATCTTTTTCGTCGCCACCGCCGCGTGGGAGGGCACGGTCAACCTGTCGCCCAAAGGCTTGGACAGTCTGCGCGTGTTGAATAAGAACCGCATTATCTGGCTCAATGTCACCGGCAGCGGCAATGAAACATCGGCCCATGTGCAGCAAAATCCGCGCATGACCATCATGTTCTGCGCCGTCGAGGATAAACCGCTAATCCTGCGCGCCTACGGCCAGGCCAGAGTGATACACCCCAAGGATTCGGATTGGTCACTGCTGTATCCCCGTTTCAACCCCTTACCGGGCGCACGGCAGATTTTCGATCTTGATATCGAAATGGTGCAAACCTCCTGCGGCATGGGTGTGCCCTTGTTTGATTTCGTCGGACAACGAGAAGAGCTGATCGAGTGGGGCGAGCACAAAGGTGAGGACGGCATCAAGGAGTATTGGCGCGATAAGAATCAGGCCAGCCTGGACGGCCTGCCGACCAATATTGTCAAAAAGGGGCTGTAG